The Streptomyces sp. NBC_00459 DNA segment CGAGCCTACGACTTGCGCTCCAGCGCCCAGGAGGCCCTGTTCCGGGTGCAGATGCTCACGGATGACGAGAGGTTGAGCCGGACCGCGGAGGAAGTGCTTGCCAACATCACGACGCTGCCCAAGGCCAGCAGCAGAGTCGAGCTCGACACTCTCAGAGTGCAGACTCGTGACGACATCAGCCAGCTGGTCAGCACGGGCAAGCAGCACCTCTGAGCCGCTTGCAGAGGCACTGGCCTGCAGGGCCACCAGACCGACCCGAACGCCAACGATGACCGCACCATAAGCGCACCAGTTGGAGCGGGGAACAGCGGGGAATCACGGTGAAAGCCAGCGAGCCCGTCGAGGCCGCGTCCCGACCGTTCGCCCAGGTCAGCAACCGAACCAACCGCAAATGCCCGCAGCTTCCCAAGCTGGTGGCTTGGGAAGCGCACTTCAGGCAGGCCAACGCGACTGATGACAGCCGACAGCGTGGCCGAGACCGACGGAAGTGCACCGAGGCGAACTCGAGGTCGGTCGGGGCCCTCCGTCAGCCAGCCTGCAGACCAGGACAGTCCTCACGCCCGCAACGCCAGGCGTCTTCGCGGAGCGGCGAATCCTGCGCTTCAACCAGGGCTACGAGCCCTCGACCGCGAACCGTTCCACCCCAGCGAGAAACGACAGCCATGCCACGGCCCCGACAGCAACGGCAGTGCCAGGCAGGTTCTTCGAGTCTCGGATGTCGATACCGGCCGTCCGGAGGCGGACTTCTACGCATTCGCCGTTCTGCTGGCTGTAGCTGCTCTTGAACCACTCGGATGCAAGCGACGACGGCATCTGCTCTCTTTCTTAGACGCGGGCCAACCCCCTAGCCGCCCGCATGATGGCCGACTCCGACTCCAGTGGACTCAGCGCTGTGGCCCGGACGTGGTCGAAGACGCTGTTGTAGTGCGTCGTGTCCTCGGCTGATTCCAGGTACGCGTGGCTCGTGAAGTTCTCCAGGAGAACCACTTCCAACTCCGCGGGAGCCGGGAAGCTGTAGAGCAGGAAGGGGAGCATCCCGCCCTTGCAAGCTCCTGCTGTGAAGGGTAGTACCTGCAGAGTTACGTTCGGAAGCTGTGCCAACTCGGCAAGATGTAGCAACTGGTCGCGCAACACATCGGCTCCGCCGATGCACTGCCGTAGCGCCGCCTCCCCCAGGACCATCCAGACGTCCAGAGGGGCCGGTTCCTGACGCGTCAACGCCTTCTGCCGCTCAAGCCGGATCCGGACCTTGGTCTTTTGCTCCTCGGTCAACGAGCCGGCCAGGCCGCCCTGAATGACCGCGGTCGCGTACGCCTCGGTCTGGAACAGACCGGGGACGATGCTGGGCTGAAACCCACGGCACCGGGAGACGTCCTCCTCCAGGCCGATCAAGTCGAGGAAATCACGCGGAAGTTGATCCTCCAACGCCCGCCACCACCGCTGCCGGCGCGCCTCCCGGGCCAACGAGAGCCATCCTTCGCGTTCAGCGGAGTCGCGGATTCCGTAGAGGTCGAGGAGCACCCTCAAGTCGAGTTGGCGGATGCCACTGCGCCCCGCCTCGATCCGGCTGACCTTCGCGGCGTGGCAACTCAGGTGCTCCGCAGCGTCTTCAAGCAGGAGCCCCTGTTTCTCCCGCAGCCGCCGCAGATTGGCGCCCAACACACGGCGCCGCACCGTCGGATGCTGTTCAACCGCCATTCCTGACCCCTTGGTCGTGAGCTGTGAGACACCCACAGTAGCCAGCCATGACACGGTGCACTGAACTTTAAGTGTTTCACTTGCACTATCGACAAGATGCACCTCAAGCTACAGAGAGCGAGGTGATGCACACGCATCGCACTTGAGGAAGCGAGGGACCTCATGCCCGAAAGCACCCCCAACTCCCCTGCCACCGAAGCCACCTGGCAGCTCCCCCACACCCCGCGCAGCGCCCCCCGAGCCCGCGAACTGCTCCGCACCCAGCTCTCCGACTGGAAGATCGACGGCGAAGTGGCCGAAACGGCGGAACTGTTGCTCTCAGAGCTGGTCACCAACTCCCTGCGGCACGCCTCCACCCCGCCCGGCCGGGAGATCGGCCTGCGCTTCGCCACGTACGACGGACGCCTGCGCGTGGAGGTCGCCGACGCGAACACCCGTCGGCCCGCGCCCCGACAAGCCAGCCCCGAGGACGAGGGCGGCCGCGGCCTCACCCTCGTACAGGCCCTCGCGGAACGCTGGGGCTGCTGCCCCCGCCGGCACGGCATCGGAAAGGCGACATGGGTGGAACTGGCGCTTCCGCGATGAGCGCCGCCCGTGCGACGGGCGTGCCAGAATCGCCCCCCACCACACACACATCACACCGGACAGCGCACCCGAGGAGATGCCCCGTGACCGTCACCGTCGGGTTCCCAGGAAGCGAAGCCCAAGTCTTACGTACCTTGGCGCTCTTGGAAGGGCGCACCCTGGAAGAAGTGGCGCTCGATCGCATGGTGCGAGGCATTTCGCTGTCCTTCTCGACCCCCCTGAGCGAAGACTCCTAGGCGATGGCCGCGCTCGCGCGTGCGATGTTCGACGGGCCCTCCGACCTGGCATCCAGCGCCCGGTAGCGCCTGCCCGTCACCCCAAATGCGTCGCAGCGAACATCCGCAGCACCACCGGAAGCACCACCACCGACGGCCCCGGCTCCCCCAGCGCCTTCGCGAGGTCCGTCTCCAGCGTCTCCGCCGACGTCCGCACCCCCGGCACCCCGAACGACTCCGCCAGCGCCACGAAATCCGGTCGCGCCAGCTCCGTCCCCGTAGCCGCTCCGAACGCGTCCGTCATGTACTCGCGCAGGATGCCGTAACCCCCGTCGTCGACGATCAGCCACGTCACGTTCAGGTCGTACTGCCGGGCCGTCGCCAGTTCCGCGATGCCGTACAACGCACCCCCGTCGCCCGAGACCGCGAGGACCGGGTACGTCGGGTCGGCCACCGCCGCTCCCAGGGCCGCCGGGAAGGCGTAGCCGAGGCCGCCCGCGCCCTGGGCCGAGTGCATGGTGTTGGCGCCGCGCGGGTCGAAGGCCGACCATGCCCAGTAGGACAGGATCGTCATGTCCCAGAAGGAGGGGGAACGGGAGGGAAGCGCCGCCCGGATCGAGCCCAAGATGCCCTGTTCCAGATCGAGTTGCTGCACATCGAGGCGCTCCCGCACCCGGTCCAGCACCCCTCGGACCCGGTCCCCCGCCGTCTCGTCCTCCCTCGCCGTCGGCACCGTCTCCAGCAGCGCCTGCAGCGCCAACCGTGCGTCCGCGTGGATGCCCAGCGCCGGGTGGTTGGACTCCAACTTGCCCAGGTCCGCCTCGACTTGGATGACCCGGCCGCGCGGCTTGAACGTGTGGTAGTTGGAGGAGAGTTCGCCCAGGCCCGAGCCGACCACCAACAACACGTCCGCGTCCTCCAGGAAGTCGGTCATGTGCCGGTCCTCCAGCCAGGACTGGAGCGAGAGCGGGTGCGTCCACGGGAACGCGCCCTTTCCGCCGTACGTCGTCACCACCGGCGCCTGGAGACGCTCCGCCAGCGCCCTCAGCTTGCCCGACGCGTCCGACCGTACGACTCCGCCGCCCGCGATGATCGCCGGGCGCTCGGCGTTCGACAGCAAGTGGGCTGCCAGCGCCGTCAGTTCGGGGCGCGGGAGCAGTTCCTCGGGGAAGGCGTCGCCGACCGTCACCACGGGAATCGGGGTTTCCGCCATCAGTACGTCCTGCGGGATCTCCACCCACACCGGGCCGTGCGGGGCCGTGAGCGCCGACTTCCAGGCGTCGGCGATCGCCGAGGGGATCTGGGACTGCGTACGGACCGTGTGGACCGACTTGACCACACCCCTGAACGACGCCTGCTGGTCCGGGAGTTCGTGGAGGTAGCCGTGTCGGCCGCCGCCCAGTCCGGCAGTTGGGATCTGGCTGCTGATCGCGAGTACCGGGGCCGAGGCCGCCGCCGCCTCCTGGAGCGCCGCCAGTGACGTCAGCGCGCCCGGGCCCGTCGACAGCAGCAGTGGCGCCGCCTCGCCCGTCATCCTGCCGTACGCGTCCGCCGCGAAACCCGCGTTGTTCTCCACCCGGAGGCCGATGTACCGGAGGTCCGAGCGGCGCAGGGCGTCGAACATGCCCAGGGCGTGCTGGCCGGGCAGGCCGAAGACCGTCGTCGTGCCGAGGCCGGCCAGGGTCTCCACGACCAGGTCTCCGCCGTTGCGGCCGGGGGGCGGATTGAGCGCGGCCTCCGTCTGAGCGGTGGTCGGCTTCAGCACCAGGTCGTGGTCGTGGGTCACTTCGCTGCCTTTTCCTGCTTCTTCTGTGCGATCTGGCGGGACATGATCGTCGTCAGTTCGTACGCCGTGTGCGACGCCGCGACCGACGTGATCTCGGCGTGATCGTACGCGGGGGCGACTTCCACGACGTCCGCCGAGACCAGGTTGCAGGACGCCAGGCCCCGCAGGATCTCCAGCAGTTCGCGCGATGTCATGCCGCCGGC contains these protein-coding regions:
- a CDS encoding ATP-binding protein, which codes for MPESTPNSPATEATWQLPHTPRSAPRARELLRTQLSDWKIDGEVAETAELLLSELVTNSLRHASTPPGREIGLRFATYDGRLRVEVADANTRRPAPRQASPEDEGGRGLTLVQALAERWGCCPRRHGIGKATWVELALPR
- a CDS encoding thiamine pyrophosphate-binding protein is translated as MTHDHDLVLKPTTAQTEAALNPPPGRNGGDLVVETLAGLGTTTVFGLPGQHALGMFDALRRSDLRYIGLRVENNAGFAADAYGRMTGEAAPLLLSTGPGALTSLAALQEAAAASAPVLAISSQIPTAGLGGGRHGYLHELPDQQASFRGVVKSVHTVRTQSQIPSAIADAWKSALTAPHGPVWVEIPQDVLMAETPIPVVTVGDAFPEELLPRPELTALAAHLLSNAERPAIIAGGGVVRSDASGKLRALAERLQAPVVTTYGGKGAFPWTHPLSLQSWLEDRHMTDFLEDADVLLVVGSGLGELSSNYHTFKPRGRVIQVEADLGKLESNHPALGIHADARLALQALLETVPTAREDETAGDRVRGVLDRVRERLDVQQLDLEQGILGSIRAALPSRSPSFWDMTILSYWAWSAFDPRGANTMHSAQGAGGLGYAFPAALGAAVADPTYPVLAVSGDGGALYGIAELATARQYDLNVTWLIVDDGGYGILREYMTDAFGAATGTELARPDFVALAESFGVPGVRTSAETLETDLAKALGEPGPSVVVLPVVLRMFAATHLG
- a CDS encoding DUF397 domain-containing protein; amino-acid sequence: MPSSLASEWFKSSYSQQNGECVEVRLRTAGIDIRDSKNLPGTAVAVGAVAWLSFLAGVERFAVEGS
- a CDS encoding helix-turn-helix domain-containing protein — translated: MAVEQHPTVRRRVLGANLRRLREKQGLLLEDAAEHLSCHAAKVSRIEAGRSGIRQLDLRVLLDLYGIRDSAEREGWLSLAREARRQRWWRALEDQLPRDFLDLIGLEEDVSRCRGFQPSIVPGLFQTEAYATAVIQGGLAGSLTEEQKTKVRIRLERQKALTRQEPAPLDVWMVLGEAALRQCIGGADVLRDQLLHLAELAQLPNVTLQVLPFTAGACKGGMLPFLLYSFPAPAELEVVLLENFTSHAYLESAEDTTHYNSVFDHVRATALSPLESESAIMRAARGLARV